GCAACCGTCGCTTTGCGACCACATTTGATTTGGGGCCCGGAAGACAACCATCTTGTGCCCCGCATTCTTGAACGGGGCAGGGCAGGGGCACTCCGCCGTATCGGTAAGCGTCCCTGTTTGGTCGATACCGTCTATATTGATAACGCGGCAAAAGCACATATTCTGGCGGCACAGAACCTTTCAACTGGATCTGCTGTTGCAGGAAAAGCCTATTTTATTGCCAATGATGAGCCTCTGCCTCTTTGGGATCTCGTGAACAAAATTTTGGCAGCAGGTGGGGTGCCGCCGGTTAAAAAAACAATATCTCCTGCACTCGCTTATGCTGCTGGATGGTTTCTGGAGCGATGCTATCAGGGCTTAAGAATTTCTACAGAACCACGGATGACCAGATTTGTTGCAAAAGAACTTTCGACGGCACACTGGTTCAATCTTTCTGCCGCAAAGATAGATCTGGGTTATCAGCCTGAAGTTTCAATAACACAAGGACTCAGTCGTTTACAGAGCTGGTTGCAAAGCAAGGGGTGATATGCGAGCTGAAGTGACCCCATGGCAGGTTCCGCCGCGCTTTTTGCATCTTTGTAATAATGAGCTTCATCTCTGGCGATTTAAATTGGATCAGGAAAAAGAACCCGGCACTGCCTGCCAAATAATGCTAAGTACAGAGGAGCTGCTGCGAGCTGATCGCTTGCTGGATCAACGAAAAAGGAATCAGTTTATCAGGGCCAGAGTGTATCTGAAGTCTATCCTGGGAAAATATCTTCACGTCAAACCGGATCAAGTTCAGTTTCAATATAATGCTTATGGGAAACCATCTCTCTCAGAACGGCATCAATCTTCTCTGATTTTTAATCTCAGCCATTCCGGAGACTGGGGTGTTCTTGCTGTTTGCGGAGAAATGGCTGTCGGTGTTGACGTTGAAAAAATAGATCCTGAAATACGCTTTTCATTGCTGGGTGAAAACTACTTCAATGAACGGGAAAAGTTATTGTTGAAATTGTATTCAACACCGCGCAAACGGCGCGGGTTCTATCGGCTTTGGACACAAAAGGAAGCACTATTGAAATTACTGGGGACCGGGTTTAGAATCAATAATCAGAACGACGTAAAATTTTTACAGTATACATCGTTTCCTTTGACTGCTGCCTATATCTGTTCTGTTGCTTTCAAGGGGAAAATAAGCCGGATCAAAAAAATTCATTTGCCTGACATCGCATTATTTTATCAGTAACCTGAAAAAGGAGACGTTCTTCTATGCATAAAGTAACGAAATGTTTGCTGACGATCGTATTTATTTCTCTGTTCTTTGCCTCGACCCATTCTTTAGCGGCGGAGAATAAAGGGGGATTGTTTGTAAATCTCACTACGGATGATACCTGGGCCGCCGGAAAGGCTATTTTGTTTGCGCATCAGAAAGTGTTGAAAGCAGGTCATAGTCCTGTAGCTATCTGGCTGAATGTCAGG
This window of the uncultured Desulfuromusa sp. genome carries:
- a CDS encoding NAD-dependent epimerase/dehydratase family protein is translated as MKILVTGGGGFLGQAIVKLLLQQDHEVCSFSRNIYPQLTQLGVDQFVGDLADLSAVVNAVDGCDLVYHVAARAGVWGSYNQFYQPNVVGTKNILLACKKCAVTKLVYTSSPSVVFDGSDMENIDESVPYPDHFLSWYPQTKAEAEQLVLAANDASFATVALRPHLIWGPEDNHLVPRILERGRAGALRRIGKRPCLVDTVYIDNAAKAHILAAQNLSTGSAVAGKAYFIANDEPLPLWDLVNKILAAGGVPPVKKTISPALAYAAGWFLERCYQGLRISTEPRMTRFVAKELSTAHWFNLSAAKIDLGYQPEVSITQGLSRLQSWLQSKG
- a CDS encoding 4'-phosphopantetheinyl transferase superfamily protein, which gives rise to MRAEVTPWQVPPRFLHLCNNELHLWRFKLDQEKEPGTACQIMLSTEELLRADRLLDQRKRNQFIRARVYLKSILGKYLHVKPDQVQFQYNAYGKPSLSERHQSSLIFNLSHSGDWGVLAVCGEMAVGVDVEKIDPEIRFSLLGENYFNEREKLLLKLYSTPRKRRGFYRLWTQKEALLKLLGTGFRINNQNDVKFLQYTSFPLTAAYICSVAFKGKISRIKKIHLPDIALFYQ